In Leptospira congkakensis, a single window of DNA contains:
- a CDS encoding response regulator, producing the protein MNKAILFVDDEQIILMSLKSQLKKHFGNEYRYETAQNTEEAWSIIEELAEEGINILIIISDWLMPNQRGDEFLRDVHKTYPQIQKIIISGHIDELSLNQLKGEVDLHSFLNKPWSESDLIKKVEDAITKIA; encoded by the coding sequence ATGAACAAAGCCATTCTCTTCGTTGATGACGAACAAATCATTCTGATGAGTCTGAAGTCTCAGCTCAAAAAACATTTTGGGAACGAATACCGTTATGAAACGGCTCAAAATACAGAAGAGGCTTGGTCTATCATCGAAGAATTGGCAGAAGAAGGAATCAATATCCTCATCATCATTTCAGATTGGCTGATGCCCAACCAACGTGGTGATGAGTTTCTTCGCGACGTTCATAAAACCTATCCGCAAATCCAAAAAATAATTATTTCTGGTCATATTGATGAGCTCTCACTCAATCAATTGAAAGGGGAAGTGGACTTACATAGTTTTTTAAACAAACCCTGGTCCGAATCGGATTTAATCAAAAAAGTAGAAGACGCCATAACGAAGATTGCCTAG